One part of the Torulaspora delbrueckii CBS 1146 chromosome 8, complete genome genome encodes these proteins:
- the MTC4 gene encoding Mtc4p (similar to Saccharomyces cerevisiae YBR255W; ancestral locus Anc_7.177), producing MVETDKGLDYVETSNDEVHVHAKPERLKMVTKLLMDNKFGLMDDLNYTRALPESYENMFSPEDKFGQPNGDSNKIPGAEQRPPILAIPRSTRIKAERVRIYMDFYYNVMDRCINLESHDHHHDGVEGVYNPLQVIRNRKLRKKYREMPPRELFVQKAPVIAIKQFSSKPNKKMPWFVEVSERSSDLTWRTSHWDELVDPHGNLWFRPNKSLTASPTKEQHRHHRPHIRRRTSSHLELPSSSPYYMSGINPSSPELRGQHRDSVSDVSAFSHSELPMSHLVAPEPGTSLDENEKSRLNRFEMIIGNRPKRWSKSPNLRRRSHDSVEKLSLPMSKGESYNTGTSDHSRASSTSMANITGNSYMTPMDPQGPRTTLLSALPIRPVRRSSQEKDAVHVEHVESGRGQTYEDTESLDPLEPLNKSVQTDKQLEKFWWDARYMAGTLRIMHHRRITHSIVKDWGIRKRNKMQCDENMDSILSDTSKVLGTYDRELDKAFKRGNLLASSILNDYSMRVETLISTTDRILSDINTSLTLRLKLFQEDVDKFGNLRMMRAQKLTKFFTES from the coding sequence ATGGTTGAAACTGACAAGGGTCTCGATTATGTGGAGACCAGTAATGACGAGGTGCATGTTCATGCGAAGCCAGAAAGGTTAAAAATGGTTACCAAACTGTTGATGGACAATAAATTTGGTCTCATGGATGATTTAAACTATACCAGGGCCCTTCCTGAATCTTATGAGAACATGTTCTCACCAGAGGATAAATTTGGACAGCCTAATGGCGACTCGAATAAGATACCAGGTGCTGAACAGCGACCTCCGATACTAGCCATCCCGAGGTCTACTAGGATAAAAGCCGAGCGTGTGAGAATATACATGGATTTTTACTATAATGTAATGGACAGATGTATCAACCTTGAGAGCCATGATCATCATCATGATGGTGTAGAAGGAGTGTACAATCCTCTGCAAGTCATAAGAAACAGGAaactgaggaagaaataCCGTGAAATGCCTCCTCGCGAGTTATTTGTACAGAAAGCCCCAGTTATTGCCATAAAACAGTTTTCATCGAAGCCCAATAAGAAAATGCCCTGGTTCGTGGAAGTGAGCGAGCGATCTAGTGATCTGACCTGGAGGACGTCTCACTGGGATGAACTAGTAGATCCGCATGGAAACCTCTGGTTCAGGCCGAATAAAAGCCTGACCGCAAGCCCTACAAAGGAACAGCATCGTCATCACCGTCCACATATCAGACGTCGAACTTCTTCACATTTGGAACTTCCATCAAGCTCACCCTATTATATGTCAGGCATCAATCCAAGCTCTCCGGAGCTACGAGGGCAACATAGAGATAGCGTGTCAGATGTAAGTGCTTTTAGTCACTCTGAGTTGCCTATGTCGCACTTGGTAGCTCCAGAGCCGGGAACCTCGCTGGACGAGAATGAGAAATCAAGGCTCAATCGATTCGAAATGATCATAGGTAACAGGCCCAAACGATGGTCAAAATCTCCAAATCTGCGTCGCAGAAGTCATGATTCTGTGGAGAAGCTTTCGTTACCTATGTCTAAAGGAGAGTCTTATAATACCGGGACTTCTGATCATAGTCGTGCCAGTAGCACAAGCATGGCCAATATTACGGGTAATTCTTACATGACGCCTATGGATCCTCAAGGCCCACGAACTACGTTGTTAAGTGCGCTGCCAATCCGTCCTGTCAGGAGAAGCTCGCAGGAGAAGGATGCTGTGCATGTGGAGCATGTTGAGTCTGGAAGAGGGCAGACTTATGAGGACACTGAGTCTCTAGACCCACTAGAGCCTTTAAACAAGTCGGTGCAAACGGATAAGCAACtggagaaattttggtggGATGCTAGATATATGGCAGGCACTTTGAGGATAATGCATCACCGACGGATCACTCATTCGATCGTCAAAGATTGGGGCATTAGGAAGAGGAACAAGATGCAATGTGATGAAAACATGGATAGTATCCTTTCAGACACTTCCAAAGTTTTGGGGACTTACGACAGAGAGTTGGACAAGGCATTCAAGAGAGGTAACTTGCTGGCATCAAGTATATTGAATGATTACTCGATGAGAGTGGAGACACTAATTTCAACTACTGACAGAATTCTCAGTGACATAAACACTTCCCTAACTTTGAGGTTGAAGCTTTTTCAAGAGGATGTCGATAAATTTGGGAacttgaggatgatgagagcGCAAAAACtgaccaaattttttaCAGAATCTTAG
- the TRS20 gene encoding TRAPP subunit TRS20 (similar to Saccharomyces cerevisiae TRS20 (YBR254C); ancestral locus Anc_7.176), whose protein sequence is MPQYFAIIGKRDNPVYEAEFTAQQGQQGQVQQGFPQNLKELNPFILHASLDIIEDLQWKTNPNTQSGSNSGGGGGFLRSRNVANVDNCYLCKVDHFYGLAVTAYLTYGGMKFVMIHGNMNNGDVQIDDNSVRAFYQEVHELYIKTLMNPFYKINDPITSPAFDSRVRALARKYLNK, encoded by the coding sequence ATGCCGCAGTATTTTGCCATCATAGGAAAAAGAGACAACCCGGTTTATGAGGCAGAGTTCACGGCACAACAGGGTCAACAGGGTCAGGTACAACAGGGCTTCCCACAGAATCTGAAAGAGCTGAACCCTTTTATCTTACATGCATCATTGGATATTATAGAAGATCTACAATGGAAGACAAATCCAAATACGCAGTCCGGAAGTAATAGCGGTGGAGGCGGTGGATTTCTTAGATCGAGGAACGTTGCGAATGTGGACAACTGTTACCTGTGTAAAGTAGATCACTTCTACGGGTTAGCAGTTACCGCGTACTTGACATACGGTGGGATGAAGTTTGTAATGATTCATGGGAATATGAATAATGGTGACGTTCAGATCGATGACAATTCCGTGAGAGCTTTTTACCAAGAAGTGCATGAACTGTATATTAAGACTCTAATGAACCCATTCTATAAGATTAATGATCCAATCACTAGTCCGGCATTTGACTCAAGAGTACGGGCATTGGCAAGAAAGTATCTGAATAAATAA